From the Solibacillus sp. FSL R5-0449 genome, one window contains:
- a CDS encoding penicillin acylase family protein encodes MAQQAKKSKWRKFINIAIWAVGILIIIGGAAVAGLHLYVSNSKPVIEGELAVSILDDDVEVTRDGVGVPHIVAKSDADLYRAQGYVQAQDRLFQMDLARRQASGTLAEVVGESAVNTDKFFRTFSLRQAAELSWDDYDAQSKQILEWYADGVNAFIDEVKGTSKLSYEFKLLGYTPEAWSPIDSLTIGKYMAYDLGGNWNQQAFRSWAMQNYTKEQAEELFVEYPENAQSIIEANLNLETDIASAIPTDYLPSEHNGSNNWVISGDLTKSGKPLLADDPHLGLSTPSVWYQMHLQSPEQNVSGVIFAGIPGIILGHNEEIAWGVTNVNPDVQDLYIETPNPENPYEFEYDGEWEEATVRQEPIKVKDGETVDFEVVETRHGPVISNIMLKDTEMKEQFSMQWTALQSTQELKAVLGFNKATNWEEFEVALEDFKAPAQNFVFASTDGTIAYKANGLVPIRKQGTGSLPVPGNSSEYGWESYIPFDELPTVINPEEGFIATANNQVVGEEYPYHISNLWAQPYRYERIVEMIKTPMYDEETGELLKLSVAEMKGMQMDKKNLHAVEFLPDLLETIKAQDQDGKYKNVITLLEEWEYYDDKDQGAPLVYHFLIENMEKALFQDAMPEDVYKLMPGKSQITDQMLRDAYAGNSGVWITEEGGLDKFVYTAFEDAVTKIKGKYGTSVSKWKWGSYNQLTFKHPLASASDFLADYVNPEKLPVGGSSVTVQAASEDGSGNVNHGASWRFVADLDNLNTAHHIVGPGQSGHVKSKWYDNQVSNWVYGRYHKTNINGDINTKYELILKAE; translated from the coding sequence ATGGCACAACAGGCGAAAAAGTCAAAATGGCGCAAATTTATAAACATCGCCATTTGGGCAGTCGGGATTTTAATTATTATAGGTGGTGCGGCGGTAGCAGGATTGCACTTATACGTATCCAATTCTAAACCTGTCATTGAAGGTGAACTTGCAGTATCCATTTTAGATGATGATGTGGAAGTTACGAGAGATGGTGTAGGAGTACCGCATATTGTGGCCAAGTCCGATGCAGATCTTTATCGTGCTCAAGGCTATGTCCAGGCACAGGATCGTTTATTCCAAATGGATTTGGCACGCCGTCAAGCAAGTGGTACTTTAGCTGAGGTAGTAGGGGAATCTGCGGTAAATACAGATAAGTTTTTCCGTACATTCAGTTTACGACAGGCTGCAGAGTTATCATGGGATGACTATGATGCACAGTCAAAACAAATTCTTGAATGGTATGCGGATGGGGTAAATGCTTTTATCGATGAAGTAAAAGGTACAAGCAAACTTTCATATGAATTCAAATTACTTGGGTATACACCTGAAGCTTGGTCACCGATTGATTCATTGACAATCGGAAAATACATGGCATATGACTTAGGCGGAAACTGGAATCAGCAGGCTTTCCGTTCATGGGCAATGCAGAATTATACAAAAGAACAAGCTGAAGAATTATTTGTAGAATACCCTGAAAACGCTCAATCAATTATTGAGGCAAATTTAAATCTTGAAACGGATATTGCAAGCGCCATTCCAACGGATTATTTGCCGTCAGAACATAACGGCAGTAATAACTGGGTTATAAGCGGTGACCTGACAAAATCAGGTAAACCATTACTTGCAGATGATCCGCATCTAGGATTAAGCACGCCATCTGTATGGTATCAAATGCATCTGCAATCACCTGAACAAAATGTTAGTGGTGTCATTTTTGCAGGGATTCCTGGAATTATTCTTGGACATAACGAAGAGATTGCATGGGGTGTAACAAATGTGAACCCGGATGTGCAAGATTTATATATTGAAACACCAAACCCGGAAAACCCGTATGAATTTGAGTATGACGGTGAATGGGAAGAGGCAACTGTACGACAAGAGCCGATCAAAGTAAAAGACGGTGAAACGGTTGACTTTGAAGTTGTGGAGACACGCCACGGTCCAGTCATCTCTAATATTATGCTGAAAGATACTGAGATGAAAGAGCAATTCTCTATGCAGTGGACAGCACTGCAATCAACACAGGAATTAAAAGCAGTTCTAGGCTTCAATAAAGCGACAAATTGGGAAGAGTTCGAAGTTGCACTAGAAGACTTTAAAGCACCGGCACAAAACTTTGTGTTTGCTTCAACTGATGGAACAATTGCATACAAAGCAAATGGTCTAGTACCAATCCGTAAACAAGGTACAGGTTCATTACCGGTACCAGGTAACTCTTCGGAATACGGCTGGGAAAGCTATATTCCATTTGATGAGCTGCCAACGGTTATTAATCCGGAAGAAGGCTTTATTGCAACAGCGAACAATCAAGTGGTAGGCGAGGAATACCCTTACCATATTTCGAATCTTTGGGCACAGCCTTATCGATATGAGCGAATCGTAGAGATGATTAAAACACCGATGTATGATGAGGAAACAGGTGAATTATTAAAGCTTTCTGTTGCGGAAATGAAAGGTATGCAAATGGATAAGAAGAATTTGCATGCAGTAGAATTTTTACCAGACTTGCTTGAAACGATTAAAGCTCAAGATCAAGATGGTAAGTACAAAAATGTCATTACGCTTCTGGAAGAATGGGAGTATTACGATGACAAAGACCAAGGCGCACCACTTGTGTACCATTTCTTAATCGAAAACATGGAAAAAGCATTGTTCCAGGATGCAATGCCGGAAGATGTGTATAAATTAATGCCTGGCAAATCGCAAATTACAGACCAAATGCTGCGTGATGCATATGCAGGTAATTCGGGTGTCTGGATTACAGAAGAAGGCGGACTGGATAAATTCGTATATACTGCCTTCGAGGATGCTGTAACGAAGATTAAAGGTAAATACGGGACATCCGTTTCAAAATGGAAATGGGGCAGCTATAATCAGCTTACATTTAAACATCCATTAGCAAGTGCGTCGGACTTTTTAGCGGACTATGTCAACCCTGAAAAACTGCCGGTTGGCGGGTCTAGTGTTACCGTACAGGCAGCTTCCGAAGATGGCAGCGGAAATGTAAATCACGGTGCATCGTGGCGTTTTGTTGCAGACTTGGATAATTTAAATACAGCACATCACATTGTAGGTCCAGGACAAAGTGGACATGTGAAGTCAAAATGGTACGACAACCAAGTTTCAAACTGGGTATACGGCCGTTACCATAAAACAAATATTAATGGCGATATTAATACGAAGTACGAGTTAATTTTAAAAGCCGAATAG
- a CDS encoding exodeoxyribonuclease III has product MKFISWNVNGIRACVNKGFLDYFREMDADFFCIQETKCQVGQIDLQLEGYYQYWHSAVKKGYSGTAVFTKHEPLAVYYGIENEIAADEGRILTLEYENFYLVNTYTPNAKRDLTRLEERLQWEDRMALYLKELDAKKPVIYCGDLNVAHSELDIKNVKSNIGNSGFTYEERGKMTDLLASGFTDSFRHFHPDLTDHFTWWSYMAKVRERNIGWRIDYFIISDRLVDKVEEASIHSEILGSDHCPIVLKLKTV; this is encoded by the coding sequence ATGAAATTTATTTCGTGGAATGTAAATGGGATTCGTGCATGTGTAAATAAAGGGTTTTTGGATTATTTCCGTGAAATGGATGCGGACTTTTTCTGTATCCAGGAAACAAAATGCCAGGTAGGACAGATTGATCTTCAACTGGAAGGATATTATCAATATTGGCACTCGGCAGTGAAAAAAGGTTACTCTGGTACAGCTGTCTTTACGAAACATGAACCGTTAGCAGTGTATTACGGTATCGAAAATGAAATAGCGGCAGATGAAGGACGTATCCTTACATTGGAATATGAAAATTTTTATTTAGTGAATACGTACACACCGAATGCCAAAAGGGATTTAACTCGTTTGGAAGAGCGGTTGCAATGGGAAGACCGTATGGCACTCTATTTGAAGGAACTTGATGCGAAAAAGCCCGTCATTTATTGTGGAGATTTAAATGTTGCACATAGCGAATTGGATATTAAAAATGTGAAATCCAATATCGGAAATTCCGGATTTACATATGAAGAGCGCGGGAAAATGACAGATTTGCTTGCAAGCGGTTTTACAGATTCGTTTCGGCATTTCCATCCGGACCTAACCGACCACTTCACATGGTGGAGTTATATGGCGAAAGTACGCGAAAGAAATATCGGCTGGCGCATTGACTATTTTATCATCTCCGACCGGCTTGTAGATAAGGTTGAGGAAGCATCCATACATTCAGAAATTTTAGGTAGCGATCATTGCCCTATCGTATTAAAATTAAAAACGGTGTAA
- the murB gene encoding UDP-N-acetylmuramate dehydrogenase encodes MTIQQWENDLLQWIPSTNIKKNETLKKYTMTKLGGKADILVLPKTEEQAAAVVKYAYENNVPLLMLGNGSNMVVRDGGVRGIVLHFALLDEIRIEGETVYAQSGALIKEVSKQVAAQSLTGFEFACGIPGSIGGAMAMNAGAYGGEVKDIVTSCKVLTPEGEVLELNNEQLELSYRKSIIAKKGYFVLSATFQLAHGDQKQIDEKIADLTFQRESKQPLEYPSAGSVFKRPPGYFAGKLIQDSELQGKGVGGAEVSTKHAGFIVNKNNATAKDYIDTIQMVQRVVKEKYDIDLEMEVKIVGED; translated from the coding sequence ATGACAATTCAACAGTGGGAAAATGATTTATTACAATGGATTCCTTCAACTAATATAAAAAAAAATGAAACATTAAAAAAATATACGATGACAAAACTTGGCGGTAAGGCAGATATTTTAGTACTGCCGAAAACTGAAGAGCAAGCAGCAGCAGTCGTTAAGTATGCATACGAAAATAATGTACCGCTACTCATGCTGGGGAACGGCTCCAATATGGTCGTACGTGATGGCGGGGTACGTGGTATCGTCCTGCATTTTGCTTTACTGGACGAAATTCGCATTGAAGGTGAAACGGTTTATGCTCAAAGTGGGGCATTGATAAAAGAAGTATCCAAACAAGTTGCAGCTCAAAGCTTAACCGGTTTTGAGTTTGCATGTGGTATTCCAGGTTCAATAGGCGGAGCAATGGCAATGAATGCAGGTGCGTACGGTGGTGAAGTTAAAGACATCGTCACATCATGTAAAGTATTGACACCGGAAGGAGAGGTTCTTGAGTTGAACAATGAGCAACTAGAACTTTCTTACCGTAAAAGCATCATTGCTAAAAAAGGCTATTTTGTACTGTCTGCTACGTTCCAATTAGCACATGGTGATCAAAAGCAAATCGATGAGAAAATTGCCGATTTAACATTCCAGCGTGAATCGAAGCAGCCGCTTGAATACCCTTCAGCAGGCAGTGTATTCAAGCGCCCGCCAGGTTATTTTGCAGGTAAGCTTATTCAGGATAGTGAATTGCAAGGTAAAGGTGTCGGAGGGGCAGAAGTTTCTACAAAGCATGCAGGATTTATCGTCAATAAAAACAATGCCACGGCAAAGGATTATATTGATACAATTCAAATGGTACAGCGTGTTGTAAAAGAGAAGTATGATATCGACTTGGAAATGGAAGTAAAAATTGTCGGTGAAGACTAA
- a CDS encoding helix-turn-helix domain-containing protein, with protein MKESALCPRLSKAMELVGKRWTALIIYQLLEGPQRFNAIEAALPISGRLLSERLKELEKEGIVERKVFSEVPVRVEYNLTDKGRSLEQTVREIEIWAKTWL; from the coding sequence ATGAAAGAATCAGCACTATGTCCGCGCCTGTCAAAAGCAATGGAGCTTGTAGGAAAACGCTGGACAGCTTTAATTATTTATCAATTGTTGGAAGGGCCTCAACGTTTCAATGCAATCGAAGCAGCATTACCGATTAGTGGACGCTTACTGTCGGAGCGACTAAAGGAACTCGAAAAAGAAGGTATTGTTGAACGGAAAGTGTTTTCAGAAGTACCGGTTCGTGTTGAGTATAATTTAACCGATAAAGGGCGTTCACTTGAACAAACTGTGAGAGAAATTGAAATATGGGCGAAAACTTGGTTATAA
- a CDS encoding FMN-dependent NADH-azoreductase: MTNVLVVKANNRPDGVSTKMYETFMAEVANVEGLNVTSFDVFEENMPYFGQELFNAFGKAQAGEELSAIEAGSLAAFNKSREALTAADVVVFAFPLWNLTIPAALQSFIDYTYGAGYSFKYNEQGQLVSLMTDKKYIVLNARGGIYSTPQASASEMSVNYINAVIGGVYGMEKIDEVIIEGHASNPAGAEQIIADGLEKVKAAAQNLAKVTA, from the coding sequence ATGACAAACGTATTAGTAGTAAAAGCAAATAACCGTCCGGACGGCGTATCAACAAAAATGTATGAAACATTCATGGCGGAAGTAGCGAACGTTGAAGGTTTAAACGTAACATCTTTTGATGTATTTGAAGAAAATATGCCATATTTTGGCCAAGAACTATTCAATGCATTCGGTAAAGCACAAGCAGGCGAAGAATTATCAGCAATCGAAGCAGGTTCATTAGCTGCTTTCAATAAATCTCGTGAAGCATTAACAGCTGCAGATGTAGTAGTATTTGCATTCCCATTATGGAACTTAACAATTCCAGCAGCATTACAATCATTTATCGATTACACTTATGGCGCAGGTTATTCATTCAAATACAATGAACAAGGTCAATTAGTAAGCTTAATGACTGACAAAAAATATATCGTATTAAACGCTCGCGGCGGTATTTACTCAACACCACAAGCATCTGCTTCAGAAATGTCTGTAAACTACATTAATGCAGTTATCGGCGGCGTATATGGTATGGAAAAAATTGATGAAGTTATTATCGAAGGTCATGCTTCGAATCCAGCTGGTGCTGAACAAATTATTGCTGATGGCTTAGAAAAAGTAAAAGCTGCAGCGCAAAACTTGGCAAAAGTAACAGCTTAA
- a CDS encoding DsbA family oxidoreductase has protein sequence MKIEVWSDYVCPFCYIGKKQLEIALDELGYGEAIEVSYKSYLLDPSTPVDTTSSVYEELSRKYQISLDEVKKMTANVTARAKEVGLEYNFDDMKSANTVKAHRLAKWAETEGKEQQFTERVLKAYFLEGEAIGQTDVLLTLAKEVGLSAEKARQVIESDEYMEQVQQDIAVAQNLGVRGVPFFVIDNKYGISGAQPQEVFEQTIEKAAQESGLRKPLKMQGVDGAACTDDSCDI, from the coding sequence ATGAAAATCGAAGTATGGTCCGACTATGTATGTCCTTTTTGCTATATCGGCAAAAAACAATTGGAAATCGCATTAGATGAACTTGGGTATGGAGAGGCGATTGAAGTATCATATAAAAGCTATTTATTAGATCCTTCTACACCTGTTGATACAACAAGCTCTGTATACGAAGAATTGTCCCGAAAGTATCAAATTTCATTAGATGAAGTGAAGAAAATGACAGCAAATGTTACAGCACGTGCCAAAGAAGTTGGGCTTGAGTACAATTTTGATGATATGAAAAGTGCAAACACTGTAAAAGCGCACCGTTTAGCAAAATGGGCTGAAACGGAAGGGAAAGAACAGCAGTTCACAGAGCGCGTTTTAAAAGCCTACTTTTTAGAAGGTGAAGCAATTGGGCAAACTGATGTATTGCTGACATTGGCAAAAGAAGTCGGCTTATCTGCAGAAAAAGCGCGTCAAGTTATTGAAAGCGATGAGTATATGGAACAGGTACAGCAGGATATTGCGGTAGCTCAAAATCTTGGTGTACGCGGTGTACCTTTCTTTGTCATTGATAATAAGTATGGAATTTCAGGTGCACAGCCACAGGAAGTATTTGAACAAACAATTGAAAAGGCAGCGCAGGAAAGTGGTTTGCGTAAGCCCTTGAAAATGCAAGGGGTAGACGGGGCTGCGTGTACTGACGATTCTTGTGATATTTAA
- a CDS encoding FAD-dependent oxidoreductase — protein sequence MKQSLWLPTHSDFAAPTLQESINCDICIIGGGISGIYTAYSLAKEGLSVVLIEAMPQFAQGTTGYSTGKLTVQHNLIYSKLSEEDGKIYYEANKRAIEQAASENSTSFSRATSYVYTATPQGKEQLLNEAESYKKIGIPFEATKEIELSVPVELALGIKNEGQINPVQFTNTYVHLARKHGAQLYLNTRVTKLEMSKNCLHTSNDHTVHYKKLILCTHYPIESIRQLYSMKLQIKRSYLTATKYSQLLEGQYLSIDAQSRTIRTALIDNQPYFIYGGQSHTAGSTSDTDPFYETLQHELTKDFELPPYEYGWSAQDVMTADQIPYIGQLSPSDDSLYIATGFNKWGLSSSLVAGTLLTDLIKRIANPATALYSPNRSNFGKTFYFMLQTGGMIGKELVKGYIDRPDAPKCTHLGCKTRWNVADDTWDCPCHGSRYNAKGEVIEGPAVYPLKMKKSGNS from the coding sequence TTGAAACAATCGCTCTGGCTCCCAACACATTCAGATTTTGCTGCCCCTACCCTTCAAGAATCGATCAACTGCGACATATGCATAATCGGAGGAGGGATTAGTGGCATTTATACTGCCTATTCGCTTGCTAAAGAGGGGCTTAGTGTCGTTCTTATCGAAGCAATGCCTCAGTTTGCACAAGGAACAACCGGCTATTCGACTGGAAAATTGACAGTGCAGCATAACCTCATTTACTCAAAACTAAGTGAAGAAGACGGGAAAATTTACTACGAGGCGAATAAGCGAGCTATTGAACAAGCCGCCTCCGAAAATAGCACAAGCTTTTCCCGTGCTACTTCCTATGTATATACAGCTACCCCACAAGGGAAAGAGCAGCTGTTAAATGAGGCGGAAAGCTATAAAAAAATCGGCATTCCCTTTGAAGCCACAAAAGAAATCGAACTTTCGGTTCCTGTAGAACTTGCGCTCGGCATTAAAAATGAAGGTCAGATCAATCCAGTACAGTTCACAAATACGTATGTCCATTTAGCAAGAAAACATGGAGCTCAACTTTATTTAAATACGAGGGTTACAAAATTAGAGATGTCCAAAAATTGCCTTCATACAAGCAATGACCATACTGTGCATTATAAAAAGCTGATTTTATGCACTCATTATCCGATTGAATCGATTCGTCAGCTTTATTCGATGAAGCTGCAAATTAAACGTTCTTACCTGACAGCAACTAAATATTCACAGCTGTTGGAAGGCCAATATTTAAGTATCGATGCGCAAAGCCGTACTATCAGAACAGCACTGATCGATAATCAGCCCTACTTCATCTACGGCGGACAATCACATACAGCCGGATCGACGAGCGATACAGACCCGTTTTACGAAACATTGCAGCATGAGCTAACAAAAGACTTTGAGCTTCCGCCATATGAATACGGCTGGAGTGCACAGGATGTTATGACTGCAGATCAGATTCCATATATCGGCCAACTATCCCCAAGTGATGACAGTTTGTACATTGCAACGGGTTTCAACAAATGGGGGCTTTCTTCTTCACTTGTTGCCGGAACATTGCTTACAGATCTTATTAAAAGAATTGCAAACCCGGCAACTGCTTTATACTCACCGAATCGTTCGAATTTCGGGAAGACCTTTTACTTTATGCTGCAAACGGGCGGGATGATTGGAAAAGAGCTTGTAAAAGGCTATATCGACAGACCGGATGCACCGAAATGTACACATCTTGGCTGTAAAACAAGATGGAATGTTGCAGATGATACATGGGATTGCCCTTGCCACGGATCACGCTATAACGCAAAAGGCGAGGTTATTGAAGGTCCTGCCGTCTACCCGTTAAAAATGAAAAAATCCGGTAACTCTTAA
- a CDS encoding manganese-dependent inorganic pyrophosphatase, whose translation MSKTLVFGHKNPDTDTITSAIVYAYLKQQLGVDAEAVRLGELNNETKYALEKFNFEAPRLIANVKDEGAQVILVDHNEFQQSADGIEEVQITEVIDHHRVANFQTADPVYFRAEPVGCTATILNKLYKENNVEIPANIAGLMLSAIISDTLLFKSPTCTEQDVKAGEELAAIANVDTAQYGLAMLKAGADLSDKSLEDLLSLDAKGFEFGEYKATVAQVNAVDIEDVLGRQEELENLLNKNIADNGLDLFFFVVTDILNNDSTAVAAGQVAEEAAKAFGATIVNGRISLPGVVSRKKQIVPVLTENLK comes from the coding sequence ATGAGTAAAACATTAGTTTTCGGACATAAAAATCCAGATACAGATACAATCACTTCAGCGATTGTTTATGCATACTTAAAACAACAATTAGGTGTAGATGCAGAAGCAGTTCGACTTGGTGAATTAAATAACGAAACAAAGTATGCACTAGAAAAATTCAACTTTGAAGCACCGCGTCTAATCGCTAACGTAAAAGATGAAGGAGCACAGGTAATTTTAGTGGATCATAATGAGTTCCAGCAATCAGCAGATGGAATCGAAGAAGTACAAATCACGGAAGTTATCGATCATCACCGAGTTGCAAACTTCCAAACAGCTGACCCGGTATATTTCCGTGCGGAGCCTGTAGGTTGTACAGCAACAATCTTAAATAAATTATATAAAGAAAATAACGTGGAAATTCCGGCTAATATTGCTGGTTTAATGCTTTCTGCGATTATTTCGGATACATTACTATTCAAATCGCCAACATGTACAGAGCAAGATGTGAAAGCTGGTGAAGAACTGGCGGCAATTGCAAATGTTGATACGGCACAATATGGTTTAGCTATGCTAAAAGCAGGTGCAGACCTTTCGGATAAATCATTGGAAGATTTATTATCATTGGACGCAAAAGGCTTTGAATTTGGTGAGTATAAAGCGACGGTTGCCCAAGTAAATGCGGTTGATATCGAAGACGTTCTTGGACGCCAGGAAGAGCTTGAAAACTTATTGAACAAAAATATAGCTGATAACGGCCTGGATTTATTCTTCTTTGTCGTAACAGATATTTTAAACAATGATTCAACAGCAGTTGCAGCTGGACAAGTTGCAGAAGAAGCTGCGAAAGCTTTCGGTGCAACAATTGTCAATGGCCGCATCAGCTTACCAGGCGTTGTATCACGTAAAAAACAAATCGTTCCCGTTTTAACTGAAAACTTAAAATAA
- a CDS encoding MurR/RpiR family transcriptional regulator codes for MTICENIKKKYIRLSKGQRKVAQFVMDNPNLVGTHTASEVGRLADVSESTVIRFCYSMDLAGFSELQDKLKEYLMEKGEATESKQAMPVKKIRNHIGADIVKKDIANISKTFNQLKEQDVEEVVHLLHTAKKIHFLGFRQSTPAAFWMYSNVNRLRNHVHFIPHEADKIAQQLAYMDEDSLLFVISLDEEYEDMATTVEIAKRKNVKIVAIRNEELTSQAEPANPVLIVPNTKEDGVTCTIAIFSLLHILVESMVSQNPQQYEQYTKKTKIAVSASNLIAIS; via the coding sequence TTGACTATTTGCGAAAATATTAAGAAGAAGTATATTCGTCTTTCTAAGGGGCAGCGAAAAGTTGCACAGTTTGTTATGGATAATCCGAATTTAGTTGGGACACATACCGCCTCCGAAGTAGGAAGGTTAGCAGATGTAAGTGAATCAACTGTAATCAGATTTTGCTATTCAATGGATTTAGCAGGTTTTAGTGAGCTCCAAGATAAATTGAAGGAATACTTAATGGAAAAAGGTGAAGCAACCGAATCTAAACAAGCGATGCCTGTAAAAAAAATCCGTAATCATATTGGAGCGGACATTGTAAAAAAAGATATCGCCAACATTTCAAAAACATTCAACCAGCTAAAAGAGCAGGATGTTGAAGAAGTCGTACATTTATTACATACAGCGAAGAAAATCCACTTTTTAGGTTTCAGACAATCGACACCAGCTGCATTTTGGATGTACAGCAATGTCAACAGATTGAGAAATCATGTTCATTTTATTCCCCATGAGGCAGATAAAATTGCACAACAACTGGCATATATGGACGAAGATTCATTGCTTTTCGTTATATCGCTTGATGAAGAGTATGAAGATATGGCAACAACAGTAGAAATCGCTAAAAGAAAAAATGTGAAAATTGTTGCAATCCGTAACGAAGAGCTTACATCTCAAGCGGAACCGGCTAACCCCGTACTTATTGTTCCAAATACAAAAGAAGACGGAGTTACATGTACAATTGCTATTTTCTCTCTTTTGCATATATTGGTAGAATCAATGGTAAGCCAAAACCCGCAGCAATATGAGCAATATACTAAAAAGACAAAAATCGCGGTCAGTGCGTCTAATTTAATAGCAATCAGCTAA
- a CDS encoding MFS transporter: MSVETKEQKPLSRNKLLRIAGVGWMFDAMDVGILSFIIAALAVDWGLNSSQMGWIASVNSIGMAVGALFFGALADKVGRKQIFMWTLIIFSVASGLSAFTTTLTLFLILRFFVGMGLGGELPVASTLVSESVKAEERGRVVVLLESFWAGGWLIAALIAYFVIPAEFWPIEGWRVALLITAIPAFYAIYIRIKLPDSPQFRVKEESKKRSVFQNIATLWEKKYARSTLMLWILWFAVVFSYYGMFLWLPSVMVGKGFDLISSFKYVLIMTLAQLPGYFTAAWFIERFGRKFVLVTYLLGTAASAFVFGGAETIETLLISGMLLSFFNLGAWGALYAYTPEQYPAIVRGTGAGMAAAIGRVGGIFGPLLVGTLLTKGFDISYIFAIFCVAIVIGVLAVIFLGKETKQTELL, encoded by the coding sequence ATGTCGGTGGAAACAAAGGAACAAAAGCCCCTATCACGTAATAAACTTCTACGTATAGCAGGGGTTGGATGGATGTTCGATGCAATGGATGTCGGAATACTTTCTTTTATCATTGCAGCACTTGCCGTTGACTGGGGATTAAATAGCAGTCAAATGGGTTGGATTGCAAGTGTAAACTCGATCGGAATGGCTGTTGGTGCGTTGTTTTTTGGTGCACTCGCAGATAAAGTTGGACGTAAACAAATTTTTATGTGGACACTCATAATATTCTCCGTTGCGAGTGGTTTATCCGCATTTACAACAACTTTGACACTATTTTTAATTTTACGGTTCTTTGTTGGCATGGGGCTTGGCGGGGAATTACCTGTCGCATCAACACTTGTATCTGAAAGTGTAAAAGCTGAAGAACGCGGAAGAGTTGTCGTTTTACTAGAAAGTTTTTGGGCTGGAGGCTGGCTAATCGCCGCACTTATTGCCTATTTCGTTATACCGGCTGAATTTTGGCCAATTGAAGGATGGCGAGTTGCATTATTAATTACGGCAATCCCTGCATTTTATGCAATTTATATAAGAATAAAATTACCGGACTCTCCACAGTTCAGGGTAAAAGAAGAATCGAAAAAACGTTCAGTTTTTCAAAATATCGCCACATTATGGGAGAAAAAGTATGCACGTTCTACACTAATGCTTTGGATTTTATGGTTTGCAGTTGTATTTTCTTACTATGGCATGTTTTTATGGTTACCAAGTGTAATGGTTGGCAAGGGGTTTGATCTAATATCTAGTTTTAAATATGTATTAATCATGACTTTGGCCCAATTACCAGGTTATTTTACAGCTGCTTGGTTCATCGAAAGGTTTGGGCGCAAATTTGTATTGGTTACATATTTATTAGGAACGGCAGCAAGTGCATTTGTATTCGGTGGTGCAGAAACGATTGAAACATTATTAATTTCCGGTATGTTGCTTTCCTTCTTCAACTTAGGAGCATGGGGTGCCTTATATGCGTATACACCTGAGCAATATCCGGCAATTGTACGCGGGACAGGAGCTGGTATGGCGGCAGCAATAGGTCGTGTAGGAGGTATTTTCGGACCGTTATTAGTTGGGACACTGCTGACAAAAGGCTTTGATATTAGCTATATTTTCGCGATTTTCTGTGTAGCGATTGTCATTGGAGTGCTAGCTGTTATTTTTTTAGGAAAAGAAACGAAGCAAACAGAACTACTATAG